DNA from Mycobacterium sp. SMC-8:
TATTCCGCGGGGGACGTGGCGGGGAATTCCTCGGCCAGCGCGATCAGCTTGGCGCGCACCAGGTCTGGCTGCTCGTCGAGAATGAAATGCCCTCCGTCGACGACCTCGATCTTGTAGTCGTCGGCCCGCGCCGTCTCCGCCGCGGCGAGATCCGGGTGGATCGCGGTGTCCTTGCGGCCGAACAACACCCGCGTCGGCACCGTCGACCATCGGCGCTCACCGTTGCGCACACCGGCAGGCACCTCCTTGGTCAGGAACGTGCGGTAGGTGTCGCGGGCCGTCCGGGCCACCACCGGATCCCGGAAGCGGTCGGCATACACCCGCGCCGTCTGCGGATCCATCTTGGCCGCCACCCGGAAGATCAGCTTCTCCAGGTACGGGGTGCGGCGCTGCAGCGGCACCCCCACCGACGCCACGAACGGCTGGTAGAGCAGGAACCGCCACAGGTGCGGCGCCATCGCCTTCGGCGGCACCCACACGTGGGCGATGTTCAGCGCCAGGTAGGCGTCGACGCGTTCAGGTACCCGCAGCGTGAGCAGGTGGCCGATGTAGCCGCCCCAGTCATGGCCGACGAGCAGCACCCGGTCCAGGCCCATGGCGTCCATCAGCGCCACGAGGTCGCTGACCACGTCCTCCTTGGCCCATTTGTGCGGGGCCGGCCCAGACCATCCGTAGCCCGGCAGGTCGGGCGCGATGATGCGCAGCCCCTCAGGCGGGTCGGCGAGCAGCGAACGGTAGGCCCAGTGGTGCTGCGGCCAGCCGTGCAGTGCCAACACCGGCCTGCCGTTCTCGGGACCGGCCTCGGTCACGTGGAAATCGACGCCTCGGGCGGTGACGCGGCTGCGGCGCACCCCGTCGATCGGCGGGGGTTGGTTCGTCATGTTCCAGAGAGTAATCGGCAGGTACTACGGTGCTCCTATGCCCGGGTATCGCGACCTCTTCGACGCCAGCATCAACGACGCGATCGCGTTCTGGAAAGACGCAGCCCGCGCCGTGACGTGGACACGGCCGCCCGAGCGCATCCTCGATGACGGCAACCCGCCGCTCTACCGATGGTTTCCCGATGCCGAGCTCAACACCAGCGCGAACGCGCTGGACCGGCACGTCGCCGACGGCCGCGCCGATCAGCCCGCACTGATCTACGACTCGGCGGTCACCGACACCAAACGCACCTACACCTACGCCGAACTGCTCGATCAGACCGCGCGGTTCGCCGGTGTGCTGCGCGGCCTCGGCGTCGGCAAGGGCGACCGGGTGGTGATCTACATGCCGATGATCCCCGAGGCCGTCATCGCGATGCTGGCCTGCGCGCGTCTGGGCGCGGTGCATTCGGTGGTGTTCGGCGGCTTCGCCCCCCATGAGCTGGCGGTCCGCATCGACGACGTGCGCCCGACGGTGATCGTGTCGGCGTCGTGCGGCATCGAGCCGTCGCGCTGCGTCGAGTACAAGCCGCTGCTCGACGCCGCGATCGGGATGGTCGCCCACCCGCCCAAGCACTGCGTGGTGGTGCAGCGGGACCGACTGCAGTGCGACCTGGTCGACGGCCGGGACCTGGCGTGGTCGGACGTGATGGCCGACGCCGAACCGGTCGACGCGGTGCCGGTGGCGGCCACCGACCCGCTGTACGTGCTGTACACCTCCGGCACCACCGGCAAGCCCAAGGGCATCGTCCGCGACAACGGCGGGCACGCGGTGGCGCTGCTGTGGACCATGCGCCACATCTACGACATCGACCCCGGTGACGTGTTCTGGGCCGCTTCGGACGTGGGCTGGGTGGTCGGCCACTCCTATATCGTCTACGCGCCGCTGCTGCTCGGCGCCACCACGGTGCTCTACGAGGGCAAGCCGGTCGGCACCCCCGACCCGGGGGCGTTCTGGCGGGTGGCCTCCGAGCACGGGGTCAAGGCGCTGTTCACCGCACCGACGGCGATCCGCGCCATCCGCAAGGAAGACCCACACGGCAAGTATCTGGACGACTACGACCTGTCCGGGCTGAAGTACCTGTTCCTGGCAGGCGAACGCCTCGACCCCGACACCTACCACTGGGCGTCGGAGAAACTCGGCATCCCGGTCGTCGACCACTGGTGGCAGACCGAGACGGGCTGGCCGATCGCCGCGAATCCGATGGGTACGGAACAACTTCCGCTCAAAGCCGGCTCCCCCACCGTGCCGATGCCCGGCTACGACGTGCGCATCCTGCACGACCACGGACACGAGTGCGCCCCGGGAGAGGAAGGAGCGATCTGCATCAAGCTGCCGCTGCCGCCCGGCACGCTGCCCACGCTGTGGAACGCCGACGACCGCTACCAGGCGTCGTACCTGACCGAGCACCCCGGCTTCTACCTCACCGGTGACGGCGGCCATTTCGACGAAGACGGCTACCTGTTCGTGATGGGACGGATCGACGACGTCATCAACGTCGCCGGGCACCGCTTGTCCACCGGCGCGATCGAGGAGGTGCTGGCGACCCATCCGGCGGTGGCCGAGTGTGCCGTGATCGGCGTCGCCGACGAGATCAAAGGCCAGGCGCCGCGCGGTCTCGTCGTGGTCAAGGCCGGCGCGAACGTCGACGGGCTGGCCGAGGAACTCGTGCAGCTTGTGCGCGACGAGATCGGCGCCGTGGCGGCGTTCAAGGTCGTCGACGTGGTGCCGGCGCTGCCGAAGACACGCTCGGGCAAGATCCTGCGCAAGACGATGCGCGGGCTGGCCGCCGGCCGGGACGAACCGGTGCCGTCGACCATCGAGGATCCGTCCGTGCTCGACGCGCTGGGCCCCATCCTGCGACCCTGACCCCGCCGGCGGCGTGTTACGGCCCGCCGAGGATGGGTATCTCCCGAGCACGCTCGTCGATCAGCGTGTGCGGAAGGAGGCGGGTCATGTCGTCGGCGGCCCCGAAATACATGGCGGTACAGGGTGCGGCGATGATCGTGGCGTCCGTGCTCGCCATCCTCGGCGTGCTGGGGTTCGTGCCCGGCGTGACGTCCGGACTCGACCAGCTCGGCTGGTTCGGTCAACATTCCGGGGCCCGTTTGTTCGGCACATTCACCGTGTCGATGCTGCTCAACCTCGCTCACCTGGTCGTCGGTGCGGCGGGCTTCTATTTCGCCCGCTCGTACGCGGGGTCGCGGGCGTACCTGCTGGCCGGCGGTGTGCTGTACATCGGGCTGTGGCTGTACGGCACGTTCGTCGAAGTCGGCAGCGACGCACGCGTGATCCCGCTCAACGCCGCCAGCAACTGGCTGCACCTGGGTCTCGGATCGGTGATGGTGCTGCTGGCGGTGACACTGGCCGGTCAGCACGATCCGACCAAGCGGCGCGCACGACTGCGCCGCCCGGCCCCGCAATGAGGATCTCAGACCAGTTCGGGCACCCTCAGGTGCGCGATCGCCAACTCGAAGTCGCCCTCCTCCAGCACTTCTGCGCCCGCCTGTTCCACGGTCGCGTCCCGCAGCCGGTCGAGCTGGGACCGGTGCCGCTGTAGCGCTTCTGCGCTGTCGTAGGCCGACGACACCACCGCCCTTGCCATTTCCCTGTTCACCAACAGGCTTGTGCTGCAATGCCCTTCGAGTTCGTCGAGGGCCGGCAATACCTGATTCCGGAAGATGTCGATCCCGGAGTCGACATGGCTCGGGTCGATCTTGGCCCAGCTGACCCGCACGCAGGCGCCTTCGGCGCTCTCGTGGTGGCGGTGCATGACGGCGATCTCCCAGTCCGCCATCTCCACGTTGCCGCCCAGGATCTGCGCCGCGCGGTCACGCACCTCGCGGACCAGTGGTGCGCTGGCACGCATCGCCTCCTCCGTCTGCCAGGCGCTGGTGGCGATGCATCGGCCCGATTTCCGGTCGGCGAGCAGCGAGAAACCGATGAACCCGTGCAACTTCTGCAGCTCGGGCATCACCGACCCGCGGATGTAGGCGATTCCGTCATCGACCGATGACGGCCGCCCCCAGACGGTCGTTGTTCGTGCATACACTATCCGCCTCCTTCGGACGAGGCAGCGTCGTGACGGCGCCGCCGTCGGGCTGATTGTCCTCCGCCGGGCGCCGGGCAGCAATGGCCGGAAGCGATGCCGTCTCAGGCGATCGACAGCGCGATCCCGTCCAGGATGTCGTGTTCGCTGACCACCAGGTCGCTGATGCCGGCCCGCTCCCCCAGCAGCGCCGCCAGCTCCTGCACGATCAACGCCCCGCCGCCGATGACGTCGACGCGCCCCTCGTGCATGGGCCCCAGCGCGGCGCGCTGCCGGCGCGTCATCGCCAGCAGCTCGGCGCAGACCGGGAGCAGATCGTCGAAGCTGACCCGGGACAGATGGATGGCGTCGGAATCGTAGGTGGTCAGCTTGCGCGCGAGGGCCGCCAGCGTGGTCATCGTGCCCGCCACCCCCACCCAGGTGTGCGCGCGCTCCACCGGCACCGCGGCGACGACGTCGGTCAGCGCCTCCCGGACCACCGCGCGGGCAGCATCGATCTCCTCGTCGGTGGGCGGGTCGGAGCGCAGGCACCGTTCGGTCAACCGCACGCACCCGATGTCGGCCGAGTACGAGGCCTCCACCTGCCCGCAACGGCCGGAGCCCAGCACCACCTCGGTCGAGCCGCCTCCGAGATCGACGACGACGAAAGGCCCTGCCGCAGCGTCGAGTTCACCCACCGCGCCGCGGAATGACAGTTCGGCCTCTTCGGTGCCGGTGATCACCTCGGCCACCGCGCCGGGCACCACGGCGCCCAGCACCTCCGAGGTCATCGCGAAGAACTCGTCACGGTTGGTGACGTCCCGCGCCGCCGATGTCGCCACCATCCGCACCGCGCCGACGTCGTTGCGGCGCATCAAATCGGCGTAATCGCAGAGGGCGGCATGGGTGCGCGCCAACGCATCCGGCGCGAACTCTCCGGTCGCGTCGACTCCCTGCCCCAGACGCACGATCCGCATCTCGCGGTGGACGTCGCGCAACCCGCCCCCACCGTCGGTGACATCGGCGATCAGCAGGCGAATGGAGTTCGTTCCGCAGTCGACCGCGCCGACCCTCATGCGCGATCCCGCTTCGCGTCTCGCTCGCCCCTCTTCACTGCGTCCACACCTTCCTGTCCAGGATCCCCGCCATGGCTGGCTCGGCGGCCAGCACCGCCAACGCCTCGTCTCCGAACGGGTTCACGCCCGGCCCCTTGGCCAGGGAATGAGCGATCACCACGTGCAGGCACTTGACCCGGTCCGGCATACCGCCGCCGGAGAACGTGGTGCCCAGCGGTTCGATCGCGTCGCGCTCGGCCAGATACGACTCATGCGCCCGCCGGTACGCCGCGGCCAACTCCGGATCCGCGGCCAGGCGATCGGTCATCTCCCGCATCATCCCCGATGACTCCAGCCGGCTCGCCGCCGCGGTCAGCGCGGGATGGGTCAGGTAGAACAGCGTCGGAAACGGGGTTCCGTCAGGCAGTCTCGGTGCGGTCTTGACCACCGCGGGCTCGCCGTTGGGACACCGGTAGGCGATCTCCAGCACGCCGCGCGGCTCCCGGCCCAACTGCCGCGCGACCGCCTCCAGATCCGTCGGCTCAACCATGAGGCGCCGGAACGGGTGCGGGGCCGCCCGGCGCGCCGGGCGGCGGGGGCGGCATGGGCGGCGAGATCCCATGCGGCGCATCGGCGATGGTGTGCCACAGCGTGGTGTACCACGGATCGTTGCTCTTGGCTTCGGCCAGCTCTTCAGGCGAGGACTCCGGCTCGGTGGCCCCCGGCGGCAGTTGCACCTGATACGGGATCTCGCCGGGCATCACGAACCCCAACCGCTCCCGCGCCTGCGCGGCGATGAACACCGGATCGGCGAATCTGGCCTTCTGCTCTTCGAGTTCGGCGATCTGCTCGCGCAGCTGGGCCTCGCTGGCCTGAAGCTGCTTCATCTCGGTGCGCTGCGAGAAGTACGTCCGAACCGGCCCGGCGATCGTCAACGTCAGCACGCAGACGAGGGCGGCCAGGATGGCCGCCCGTCGCGCGGCCGAGCCGAACCGCTGTTCGGCGGCCTGCTCGGCCGACGAGATGATCGACTGCCTGATCGAACCGGCACCGCTGTCCTCGTCTCCGTCATCGAACCCGGAATCGGTTGCCGGCCCGGCGATCTCCTTCGGGGACCGCGGGTCGGCACCTCGCGTCTCGCGACGCGCCGACACACTGCGCGGCTTGGCCCGCCCGGAGTCACCGGATTTGCCCGGCTTACCCGGACGGGGCGAGGGTGCTTTCTTGCTCCTCGCGTCCGCAGAGCTTTTCTTGCGCGGGTCGGGCCGATTCGCTTCGGGCACGGGCTATTTGGTCTCCACACTGAAACGAGGGAAGGCCAGGTCGCCGGCGTAGCGGGCCGCGTCGCCCAGCTCCTCTTCGATGCGCAGCAGCTGGTTGTACTTCGCCACCCGCTCGCTACGCGCCGGGGCGCCGGCCTTGATCTGACCGCTGCCCACCGCCACGGCGAGGTCGGCGATCGTGGTGTCCTCGGTCTCGCCGCTGCGGTGGCTCATCATCGTCTTGTAGCCGGCGTTGTGGGCCAGCGCCACCGCGTCGAGGGTCTCGGTCAGCGTGCCGATCTGGTTCACCTTGACCAGCAGCGCGTTCGCGGCGCCCCGCTCGATGCCCTCCTCGAGCCGCTCGGGGTTGGTGACGAACAGGTCGTCGCCGACCAGCTGCACCTTGTCACCGATCGCGGCGGTCAGCGCGACCCAGCCGTCCCAGTCGTCCTCGGCCAGCGGATCCTCGATGGACACCAGCGGGTACGCCCCGATCAGCTGCTCGTAGAACGCGGCCATCTGCTCGGCGGTCCGGGTCTCCTTCTCGAACGCGTAACCGGTGCCCGCGGTGTAGAACTCGGTGGCGGCGACGTCGAGCGCCAGCGCCACCTCGGAGCCGACCTTCAGACCCGCGGCCTCGATGGCGGTGGCGATCAGGTCGAGTGCTGCGGTGGTGCCGGGCAGGTCGGGGGCGAACCCGCCCTCGTCGCCCAGGCCGGTGGCCAGGCCCTGCTTCTTGAGCACCGACTTCAGCGAGTGGTACACCTCCGCACCCCACCGCAGCGCTTCCTTGAAGCTCGGGGCGCCGATCGGCGCGATCATGAACTCCTGGACGTCGACGCCGGTGTCGGCGTGCGCGCCGCCGTTGATGATGTTCATCATCGGCACCGGGAGGATGTGCGCGTTGGGACCGCCGAGGTAGCGGAACAGCGGCAGCTCCGCCGATTGCGCCGCGGCCTTGGCCACCGCCAGCGACACGCCCAGGATCGAGTTGGCGCCCAGCCGCGACTTGTCGGGGGTGCCGTCGAGATCGACGAGCGCCTGGTCGACGAGGCGCTGCTCGTCGGCGCCCAGCCCGATTACCGCCGGGGCGATCTCGTCGAGCACCGCCTCGACCGCCTTCTGGACGCCTTTGCCCAGGTAGCGGGACCCGCCGTCGCGCAGCTCGACCGCCTCGTGTTCGCCTGTGGAAGCGCCGGAGGGCACCGCGGCACGGGACACCGTGCCGTCCAGCAGACCCACCTCGACCTCGACTGTCGGATTCCCCCGGGAATCGAGGATCTCGCGGGCACCGACCTGCTCGATGATGGGCACTTTGTCGCCTCCTGGTCTCTGCTCAGACGTTTTCGGCATTGAGCCTAGATCGTGGCCCGTCAGCGAGTGCGGTCAGAGCGGATGTCCCTGCGCATACGCCGTCGCCCAGTCCCGGACCGTGCGCGCGTACTGGTCGGAATGGTTGTAGGCCCGCAGTGCGTCCATCCAGCCCCGCGCCTTGGACAGATCCTTGCCCCGCCAGCACAGATAGCCGGCCGCCGACAGCGCCGCGTCGTCGATGTTGTCGGCGCTGATGTCACCGTCGTTGTTTGCGTCGACCCCGTAAAGCCGCCACGTCTCGGGGATGAACTGCATCGGCCCCATGGCCCGCGCGTACGGCTCGTCGCCCCTGTTCTCGATCGCCGGGTCGTGGCTGACCGAATCGTGATCCATGATCACCAGGTTCCCGCCGGTTCCGTCGAGCAGCACACCGCGGATCGGTGGCGTCACCTCACCGTCGGGGGCGACTGTCGCGCCGCGGTAGGTGCCGTGGTGACTCTCCACCTGACCGATGCCGGCCAGCGTCGTCCACTTCACGTGACATCCCGGGTTCTCCACCTCGGCCACCCGCGCCGCGTAGGCGTAGGCCTCCAAGGCGGTGGCCGGGATGCCCAGCGCGGGAGCCCGTTCGGCAGCCCATTCGCGCAGCTGATCGGCCGGACGGCCCTTGGCGTAGGTGTCGACCTGCGGCACCGGGTCGCCGGGCGGGGGCGGCACTCCGTCGGGAATCACGGTGCCGAGCTGCCACGAGCAGCTCGAAGCCATGAGCAGCGCTGTCGCGCCGATCACGGCTACCGCCTGCAGCCCACGCACCCGCGTCACCGGACTCCCTCAACCCGCTCTGGTTCGTAGCCCATGTTCCCACGCACAACGGAGTAGACGACTGACACCGGGCCGGAGACCGCGGGTGTACATTTCTCGGTGCGCCTCTGAAAATGAGGGCAGCCACACCTTGCTTTGGATAGCCGAAGCACAGTGGGCGACGCGTAGCGAGGGACAATTCGATGGGTGCTGCCACCGACCATCTGGTCACCACCTACTACGCGGCCCCGAACATCACCTCACAGCTTTTTGGCAGCGGACTCATAGGTCTGAGGGAAGGCCTGGAAGCCGCGATCGTGGTGTCGATCCTGGTCGCGTTCCTGACCAAATCCGACCGCCGCGACGCGCTGCGCTGGGTGTGGTTGGGTGTCGGCGCCGCCGTGGCGCTGACCGTCACGGTGTTCCTGACCATCCAGTTCGGGTCCAACACCATCACCGGGCTGGCCGCCGAGGCGATCGCCGGCGTCGCGTCGCTGATCGCGGTCGGCATCGTCACGACCATGGTGCTGTGGATGAAGAAGGCCGCCGCCTCCCTCTCCGGTGAGCTGCGCAGCGACATGGCCCGCGCGCTGGAGACCGGACCACTGGCGGTCACGCTGCTCGCGTTCCTGGCCGTCGGCCGCGAAGGCGTCGAGACCGCGCTGTTCATGGTGGGCTATGCCGAGGCGCAGACCGTCTGGCCGCTGATCGGGCTGATCGTCGGCGTCGCCGTCGCCGGTGCTATCGCCTACGGCATCTACCGCGGCGCACTGCGCATCAACCTCGCGAAATTCTTCACCTACACCGGCGTGTTCCTGATCGTCATCGCGGCGGGCATCCTGTCGTACGGCATCGGCGCGCTCCAGACCGTCGGCTGGGTTCCCGGCCTGGCCAACAGAGCCTTCGACATCAGCACCTGGTTCGACTGGTCGTCCTGGTACGGCGAGGTCATCCAGGGCATCTTCAACGTCACACCGACCCCGACCGTGCTGCAGCTGGTCGGTTATCTGGCCTACCTCGGCGTCGTGCTGGCGCTGTTTTTGTGGCCGACACCGGCGCCGACCCGCAAGACCCCGACCACACCCGATCCCTCTCCCGAAAGGTCCACCACGTGAAGGTTCATCCCTCTGTCGCAGTGCTCGCGGCGGCCACGGCGGCGTTCGCGCTGGCCGGCTGCCAGGCCAAGGAAGAGGCGCCGGCGGCGTCCGAGTCCGAGGGCGGCGGCGCCTCCTCGGAGATCACCGTGGAGGCGTCGGACACCTCGTGCCAGTTGTCCGGCACCGAGGGCACGACCGGCGCCACCACGTTCGTCATCACCAACAACGGCAGTAAGGTCACCGAGTTCTACGTCTACGGCGAGGGCGAACGGGTGATGGGCGAGGTCGAGAACATCTCCCCCGGCCTGCAGCGCAAGCTGATCGTGCAGCTCAGCCAGCCCGGCACCTACCAGACCGCCTGCAAGCCGGGCATGATCGGCGACGGCATCCGCGGCGACTTCACCGTCACCGGCGACGAGGTGCAGATCGACACCGAGGGCAAGTTCAAAGAGGCCGCCGACAACTACAAGCGCTACGTCAACAGCCAGGTCGAGGCGCTGGTCCCGGCCGTCGAGGCGTTCGTGGCGGCCATCAAATCCGGCGACATCGAGGGCGCCAAGGCGCAGTACCCGACCTCGCGCGTGTACTACGAGCGCATCGAGCCCGTCGCCGAGTCGTTCCCCGACGACCTCGATCCACGCATCGATCTGCGCGAGGCCGACCTGGAGCCCGGCCAGAAGTGGACCGGCTTCCACCGGCTGGAGAAGGACCTGTGGGTGACCGGCCCGCACCCCGACACCAATGAGATCGCCGATCAGCTGGTCGCCGACGTCAAGGAGCTGCAGGCCGGGGTCAGTGCACCGGACTTCACGGTGGACTCCACCCAGATCGCCGGCGGTGCGCAGGGTCTGCTCGACGAGATCGCCACCAGCAAGATCACCGGTGAAGAGGACATCTTCAGCCACACCGACCTGTGGGACTTCAACGCCAACCTGCAGGGGTCGCAGACCGCGGTGGCGTCGGTGCGCCCGATCCTTGACGAGCGCAACCCGGACCTGGGCACTCGGGTCGACCAGCGCTTCGAGGAAGTCGAAGCCCTCTTGGAGAAGTACCGCGAAGGCGATGGTTTCGTGCTGTACGACAAGGTGACTGAGCCTGAACGACAGGAGCTCTCGCGCGCGATCGATGCGCTGAGCAAGGAGGTAAGCCAGGTGCA
Protein-coding regions in this window:
- the efeU gene encoding iron uptake transporter permease EfeU; its protein translation is MGAATDHLVTTYYAAPNITSQLFGSGLIGLREGLEAAIVVSILVAFLTKSDRRDALRWVWLGVGAAVALTVTVFLTIQFGSNTITGLAAEAIAGVASLIAVGIVTTMVLWMKKAAASLSGELRSDMARALETGPLAVTLLAFLAVGREGVETALFMVGYAEAQTVWPLIGLIVGVAVAGAIAYGIYRGALRINLAKFFTYTGVFLIVIAAGILSYGIGALQTVGWVPGLANRAFDISTWFDWSSWYGEVIQGIFNVTPTPTVLQLVGYLAYLGVVLALFLWPTPAPTRKTPTTPDPSPERSTT
- a CDS encoding alpha/beta fold hydrolase encodes the protein MTNQPPPIDGVRRSRVTARGVDFHVTEAGPENGRPVLALHGWPQHHWAYRSLLADPPEGLRIIAPDLPGYGWSGPAPHKWAKEDVVSDLVALMDAMGLDRVLLVGHDWGGYIGHLLTLRVPERVDAYLALNIAHVWVPPKAMAPHLWRFLLYQPFVASVGVPLQRRTPYLEKLIFRVAAKMDPQTARVYADRFRDPVVARTARDTYRTFLTKEVPAGVRNGERRWSTVPTRVLFGRKDTAIHPDLAAAETARADDYKIEVVDGGHFILDEQPDLVRAKLIALAEEFPATSPAE
- a CDS encoding Ppx/GppA phosphatase family protein → MRVGAVDCGTNSIRLLIADVTDGGGGLRDVHREMRIVRLGQGVDATGEFAPDALARTHAALCDYADLMRRNDVGAVRMVATSAARDVTNRDEFFAMTSEVLGAVVPGAVAEVITGTEEAELSFRGAVGELDAAAGPFVVVDLGGGSTEVVLGSGRCGQVEASYSADIGCVRLTERCLRSDPPTDEEIDAARAVVREALTDVVAAVPVERAHTWVGVAGTMTTLAALARKLTTYDSDAIHLSRVSFDDLLPVCAELLAMTRRQRAALGPMHEGRVDVIGGGALIVQELAALLGERAGISDLVVSEHDILDGIALSIA
- a CDS encoding DUF4383 domain-containing protein, whose translation is MSSAAPKYMAVQGAAMIVASVLAILGVLGFVPGVTSGLDQLGWFGQHSGARLFGTFTVSMLLNLAHLVVGAAGFYFARSYAGSRAYLLAGGVLYIGLWLYGTFVEVGSDARVIPLNAASNWLHLGLGSVMVLLAVTLAGQHDPTKRRARLRRPAPQ
- a CDS encoding septum formation initiator family protein, whose protein sequence is MPEANRPDPRKKSSADARSKKAPSPRPGKPGKSGDSGRAKPRSVSARRETRGADPRSPKEIAGPATDSGFDDGDEDSGAGSIRQSIISSAEQAAEQRFGSAARRAAILAALVCVLTLTIAGPVRTYFSQRTEMKQLQASEAQLREQIAELEEQKARFADPVFIAAQARERLGFVMPGEIPYQVQLPPGATEPESSPEELAEAKSNDPWYTTLWHTIADAPHGISPPMPPPPPGAPGGPAPVPAPHG
- a CDS encoding DUF501 domain-containing protein, producing MVEPTDLEAVARQLGREPRGVLEIAYRCPNGEPAVVKTAPRLPDGTPFPTLFYLTHPALTAAASRLESSGMMREMTDRLAADPELAAAYRRAHESYLAERDAIEPLGTTFSGGGMPDRVKCLHVVIAHSLAKGPGVNPFGDEALAVLAAEPAMAGILDRKVWTQ
- a CDS encoding lytic transglycosylase domain-containing protein; amino-acid sequence: MASSCSWQLGTVIPDGVPPPPGDPVPQVDTYAKGRPADQLREWAAERAPALGIPATALEAYAYAARVAEVENPGCHVKWTTLAGIGQVESHHGTYRGATVAPDGEVTPPIRGVLLDGTGGNLVIMDHDSVSHDPAIENRGDEPYARAMGPMQFIPETWRLYGVDANNDGDISADNIDDAALSAAGYLCWRGKDLSKARGWMDALRAYNHSDQYARTVRDWATAYAQGHPL
- a CDS encoding propionyl-CoA synthetase → MPGYRDLFDASINDAIAFWKDAARAVTWTRPPERILDDGNPPLYRWFPDAELNTSANALDRHVADGRADQPALIYDSAVTDTKRTYTYAELLDQTARFAGVLRGLGVGKGDRVVIYMPMIPEAVIAMLACARLGAVHSVVFGGFAPHELAVRIDDVRPTVIVSASCGIEPSRCVEYKPLLDAAIGMVAHPPKHCVVVQRDRLQCDLVDGRDLAWSDVMADAEPVDAVPVAATDPLYVLYTSGTTGKPKGIVRDNGGHAVALLWTMRHIYDIDPGDVFWAASDVGWVVGHSYIVYAPLLLGATTVLYEGKPVGTPDPGAFWRVASEHGVKALFTAPTAIRAIRKEDPHGKYLDDYDLSGLKYLFLAGERLDPDTYHWASEKLGIPVVDHWWQTETGWPIAANPMGTEQLPLKAGSPTVPMPGYDVRILHDHGHECAPGEEGAICIKLPLPPGTLPTLWNADDRYQASYLTEHPGFYLTGDGGHFDEDGYLFVMGRIDDVINVAGHRLSTGAIEEVLATHPAVAECAVIGVADEIKGQAPRGLVVVKAGANVDGLAEELVQLVRDEIGAVAAFKVVDVVPALPKTRSGKILRKTMRGLAAGRDEPVPSTIEDPSVLDALGPILRP
- the efeO gene encoding iron uptake system protein EfeO, with translation MKVHPSVAVLAAATAAFALAGCQAKEEAPAASESEGGGASSEITVEASDTSCQLSGTEGTTGATTFVITNNGSKVTEFYVYGEGERVMGEVENISPGLQRKLIVQLSQPGTYQTACKPGMIGDGIRGDFTVTGDEVQIDTEGKFKEAADNYKRYVNSQVEALVPAVEAFVAAIKSGDIEGAKAQYPTSRVYYERIEPVAESFPDDLDPRIDLREADLEPGQKWTGFHRLEKDLWVTGPHPDTNEIADQLVADVKELQAGVSAPDFTVDSTQIAGGAQGLLDEIATSKITGEEDIFSHTDLWDFNANLQGSQTAVASVRPILDERNPDLGTRVDQRFEEVEALLEKYREGDGFVLYDKVTEPERQELSRAIDALSKEVSQVQGVIAPQ
- the eno gene encoding phosphopyruvate hydratase, translated to MPIIEQVGAREILDSRGNPTVEVEVGLLDGTVSRAAVPSGASTGEHEAVELRDGGSRYLGKGVQKAVEAVLDEIAPAVIGLGADEQRLVDQALVDLDGTPDKSRLGANSILGVSLAVAKAAAQSAELPLFRYLGGPNAHILPVPMMNIINGGAHADTGVDVQEFMIAPIGAPSFKEALRWGAEVYHSLKSVLKKQGLATGLGDEGGFAPDLPGTTAALDLIATAIEAAGLKVGSEVALALDVAATEFYTAGTGYAFEKETRTAEQMAAFYEQLIGAYPLVSIEDPLAEDDWDGWVALTAAIGDKVQLVGDDLFVTNPERLEEGIERGAANALLVKVNQIGTLTETLDAVALAHNAGYKTMMSHRSGETEDTTIADLAVAVGSGQIKAGAPARSERVAKYNQLLRIEEELGDAARYAGDLAFPRFSVETK